The Synechocystis sp. PCC 6714 genome includes the window CCCGAAAAGCCAAAACAAAAACAACTGCCGGGCCGGCAATGACGATGAGGCCAAGGAAAGTTAACTGAAAAATAGGTTCTAAATTGAGGGCGGCTAATAATTCCATAATTTCTCCTGTTAAAAATTGCTGGCTAGACTCAAGGCAAGCAAAGATAATAAAACCAATGTCTATAATAGCTGGGTTGGTTTCGTCCCCAGGACTTGCCGTTACAAAAATACATAAAGTTATGTAAAGAAAGGAGTCTGCCCATGGCAACTTGGTATTGTATGGAGGGGTGTGGCGCCTGTTGTAATCTCACCCCGGAAGATCGGCCGGATTTAGACCAATATCTCACCCCGGAGGAATTAAACCTTTACCTCAGTTTGGTGGGGGAAGATGGTTGGTGCATTAATTACAACCATGGCGATCGCCTCTGTGAAATTTATCCAGACCGACCTAGTTTTTGTCGGGTAAAACCAGATAATTTTGCCCGTATGTTTGCCGTTGCTCCGGCGGAGTTTGATGAGTTTGCTCACCATTGTTGCGAAGAACAAATAGAGGGGGTTTATGGTCCCCGGAGCCTAGAGCTAAAGCGCTATCAAAAAGGATTAGCTAAGGTGGCCAGTGCCCCGGCATAGATTGGAGTAGCAAGGAAAAACCAAGACTCACCCTGGTTGGGAACAGTTTTTTCTCAATATTTCAAACAATTGTGTTAATGCAAATATACCAAGCGATCATCAGCCGTCACCCTGGGGGGCTTGGAGGGTGGTTTTGCTGACCATGCGGGTCTTTTTCCGATCGCCTTCAGACAAATCTTCCCCGGATTGAAGTCTGGTGGCATTGGTTTGTAGAATAGTAGCTCCGTTTTTGTCCCCCATTTGCAGAGCGGTTTTGGCGGCGGTTTGGAGCATGGTGGCCGCCCCTTGGCGATCGCCGGCTTTGAGTTTGGTTTCGGCAATCTGGGTCTGACGATATTTAGCCAGGGTGAGAATGGATTCCTGGACCTGGGCATCGGTGCTGGGTTGGTACTGGGTTTGTACCTGAATGGTCAAGGGCAACGGGTCGGAAAGTAGATTAGTTTGTCCTGATGCAGGATCGTCGTAGCGGATTTTTACTTGGCCGATGACGTGGCGGCCCGGGGGCAATTGGTCTAGGTAAAGGTTGAGTAGTAAGACCCTTTCCTGGTCGGTCATCAAATCCCCCAGACGCACTTCCCAGGTTTGCCCTTGGCTTTGTACGGTTAAATCCATGGTTTCTGGGGAGACCTGGGCCACGGGTTTGACGGTGGCGAGATGGGCTTGGGGCGCTAATTCCAGCAGGAGATGGCCATTGGTTAGTCCCACACTGCTCATGCGTTGGAACAGTTGACGAAAGGTATGCAATGCTTCGTTGGGATTTTCGATATAGCTCAAACTGCCCTGGGCCGATGCGGCGATCGCTTCCAATACGTCCTGGTTCCAATGGTCGCCAAAACCAAGGGTATGGACTGTTAATTTATAGTCCGATGCGACGGTGCCCAATTTCAGACAACGGTCATTATCCCCATGCTCATTTTCCCCATCGGTAAGCAGAAAAATGTGGGAAACCCGGTCTTCCTTACCTTTAGCTGCTTCCTGAATACCCAGTTTTAGCCCCTCATCAATGGCGGTGCCCCCTTCCGCTTTTAACTTTTCAATTGCTTTGGCGATCGCCGCTCCGTTCCGCACCTGTTGATTTTCAATGACAATTTTGGCCCGATGGTCGAAGGCAATGACCGCAAGACGATCCTCTTCCCCCAGGCGATCGATTAACCCCAAGGCCGCACTTTTGACCGTTTCCAGGGGTTGGCCATCCATGGAACCGCTGTGGTCTAATACCAAGCACAAATTCAGGGGCAACCGGCGATCATGGTCGTCCGCTTTGGCCGCCACAGCTATCCGCAACTGCCGCTGACTGGTGGGGGCCCCAGCATCCAAATTCTGGTCACTTAACAGCAAGGAAAGGTCGATACGCATGGGGAGCAACTGAAACTTTTCCCTTTAGCTTACTGCAAGATTTTTGGCTCTGGGATGTTCTCCTGATGGGCAAACCGCCAGTCTAATCATCCATTTGCCAGGGTTCCCGGAGGTTGTTGGCATCGAAAATTTTCTTCGGTCGCAGTACCAACACCACCTGGGCTAAGATCTCCCTTTCCGGCTCCGTTTCGCACCATTGAATGCCCACACTTTCCCCTTGGCTGAGCAGAAAATAACTGCCATCATTCCAAGTTTTTTTGCTGCGATCCACCACCACTAAAACCTGTTCATCCTTACGGGCTAGGGATTCCGACACTTCCCCCGCTTGGCAGAAAATAGCCACCGGATCTTCGGCGGTCAAAATTGCTTGCCACTGAGGCACCGGCACCACCGCTCCATTTCCTTGGTAATGCACCATCCCAAAGGGTTCTTGTTGCTCCAAAGGCTGAACTATTTGCACTTCTTCGGGCTGGAGGGGAAAAGTTCCCGCCACTGGAATGAGTCGGGCCGCTTCCTGGTCTTCCTCAAGGCGAAACACCGGCACCAGGGGAGCTTTACGGCTGGGCTGGGCAGTTAAATCGCTGAGTAATTTTTCGATCGCCTGCCGGGCGCTGGGGGAATGGGCAAATTTCAATCCTTTAACAATTAAACGGGTTCTTTCTGGTAAGTTCTTTTTTTGCCGGGCCAATTTCCAACACTGATAGGCCAATGCGTCCCCGGGATGGTCAGTAAAACCTTCCGGCAGTTGAGACAGGTAACCAAATTCCTGAAATGCTTTGGCCAATTCCTTTGCTTCATCGGCGGCCAAGTTTTTCTGTTGGGCCTCCACTGCGGCGATCGCCCGTTGTTGGTGGTTAAGGATGCGTAGCTCGTAGAGCACATCGCTTTTGGGGCCACGGAAATAGGCCAATATCGCTTCATCGGTACCTTGTTTGACCAGACTTTCATAGACCTGGCTGGCCACAATGACCAAATTTTGTTGCACTTTTTGGAAGCCGGACTGCTCAAAAATTTCCTCGGCACCGTAACCGGACTTCTGCAATTGCTGACATTTTTTCCCCCAATCCACCCAGGTCCCCTCTTTATGCAACAGGGAACGGATCAGTTCAGCGGCTTCGGTGGCGCTCAAAGTCGGATTGGATTCAGGGGAATGGGTCATTTTTAGCTAAAAATCTGGGCAGTTAAATTAGTCTACTTTCATTATCCGGCGTACCAGGAACGTTAAACCTATACATAAAACTTAACATTGTGCTGGATGGAAACCCTGACCATAGCCGGGGAGAGAATCTCTCCAGACCTAAAAAATAAATTTATAATTTACAAATTTTTATAGTCTTTTTGAGTTACTATAATTTCTAAACTTATGAATACTCGTTTGAATTAGTTCGGGGCATGGATGTGCATGATTTTTCCCCTCAGCTTTCCTTGTAAATTACAAAAAACTATTTTTGATGCTAACAAGATCCCCAATCAACTAACCTTCACACTCAATTAGTACAATGTCCGATTCATCTCTTAAACAAGCTTTATCCAATCTTCCACCAATGGCCTACGAAGCTGACATAGTAGGGCGTCTGATTATTCCAGAAATGATGGCCAAGTGGAACTTTTCCTATTCAGATGGCGAAGTTGTACAACAATATAAAGTTGGTAATGGCTTACAATTTGTTGATGTTGCAGGCAGAAAAAATTACGGCGAAGATATTTTTTCTCACACATTGAACGAAGCGGAAATAATTGTTGAAATTAAACGTAACACAGTAGATTTAAGTTCAAACAGTAAAAGTTACCTAGCGGCTGTGGCCCAACTCAAGAGATATTTGGACCCCAGTGCAACCAACTGTAAAAAAGTAAAGTGGGGAATAATAACGAATGGTAGGCATATTCAACTTTTTCGTCGTCACGGTAGAACAGTTTATCCCTTCACAACTAACATCGAATTAACGCCGGACAATATTGATCAAACAGTTAACCTAATCGGTCAATATATGAAAACTAACCGTCGAGCTTTAACGGTTGCTTTATACAATAATAAAGGGGGAGTAGGGAAAACAACGACGGCTATTAATTTAGCAGGAACTCTTTGCATTCCTGAGCCTGAAGGTTATGCAAAAAGAGTTTTATTGGTTGACTTTGATCCAAATCAAAAAGATTTGACTGATTTGCTCAAAATAGAACCAAGTAAAATAAGACTATCTGAATATTTTGAAGATTTCAAGAATGACAAGATCAATAAACAAAACATTATTTCCAAATATAAAATTAAACTGAAAAACTCAAAGTTTTATAACTGTTTTGATGTTCTCCCTGCTGACGATAGTTTTTTAGGTAAAGCTTCCCATGAATTACTCAAGCAGAAAAAAGGCATCTTGAGAAGCATAATTTCTCAGTTTGTCGACGATTACGATTACATTATCATTGATGCTCCGCCAGGAGATAATTACTTTACTAGGGAAGCTATTGTCGCCGCTGATGTGATTTTAATGCCATCAAAACATAACAGCATTAGCTCTTTTAAAAATGCCGCAATGGCCATAAGACAAATTTTGCCCCAATTGGGCAGTGAAAGAAGAGCATTTAATCCAGAATTAGCCGATCCGACACCATTATCTATCTTTTTCAACGGTGAAAATATAACGGAGGCATCTAAAAAGCAAGCTCAACAAGCAATTCAGGAGATAATCGAAATGGTTAAATTGGAAGACCAAATTGATTTAACCAGTTTTTTCTTCCCTAAATTAACTGATGCCCAGGAAGATAAAACAATTTTTACGATTCCTAACTATGCTTATATTTCATCCATAGCATTTTCCTATCGCCCTGCTGTCTTTACCAGCAAAGTTGCTCGCAGTCATTACAAACAATTAATTGAGGAGTACTTTATCTAATGAAACAGGAAATTGGCGCCTTACTGCATCTTGATATTGACGAAATTGAACCACTTTTTCCAACGAAAGCCCATCAATTTTTAGTTGCAAAAGCGGCAGAATCAATTAATCTTTGTGGGGGAAGAAATTGGATTCCTTTAGTTGTTAAGCAAACGGGAGAAAGTAGCTTTGTCGCCGTTGCCAATATTTTTACTTTAGCGGCGGTGAGGGAAGCAGGGTTAAGAAAGATTTGGTGCATTGTTGCTAACAACAATGAGTTTGTACAGCAATCGTCTCAGCTTTTAACCAAGGAAATTGTCCCCAAAGTAAACTTAACAACAGCGAGTAGGGATGAAATTAAGCTTGCCCTTGACTATTTAGTTAATCGTCCTATCAATCCTTTATCTGGTGTAAAAGTTGCCCTTGCACTAGATAAAATAGCCAATGCTGACCGTCAATATTGGCAAGAAAATCTTAAGGATATCGTTGCCCTTAAATGCGGCATAACTAATGGCAAAAAATTGGATATTTTCAAAGAGGTTTTTTACACTATTCCTGAAATTCGTGTTATCTCTAATGAAGAAACAGAATCGCCAGATGATTTAAGAACATTAACTACAGCCCAACTCAAAAAAATCGCAAGGGAGAGAGGATATTCTGGTTACTCGAAGATGAAAAAAGCCGAGTTACTGATTTTATTAGCCGATATCAACGGGTCATAAATTATGAATTCTAATCTAATTCTTCTATCTTTACTCTTTCAGATAAATCGCAGTCTACTGTAGAGATTGAAGTTGCGATTTATTGTTGCGAATTAACTCCACTAAACCCGACCAAGTCATAAAGTCTGCTTCATCGTTCAAAATTCCGAGGGAAAATTGTTCATAGAATAGCTCCGATGACATTTGATATTTTCTTTCAAACTCATCTAGTTCAATTCTCAAATTCAAAATCACCCGTTGCATTTCTTGAATCTGGTAATTAATGATGCTTTGAGCAAATCTTTCATTGTCAATACCACTGCTGAGAATGGTCTTAAGCTTTTGCTCCGTATCCGGCTGTAACGAGAGTTTAATGTCCAGCATCGTCCTTTAATTTCTAGGAGTTAATTTAGTATTTTAAATTGTTAAATTGCGATATTCTGCCAATATTGCCAGGCGGCGTAGCTGAGGGTGACAACCCCCGTTAAAATTGCCGTTTCATCTGCTTCAAAGCGGGGATGGTGCAAAGGATGATTCACTTGGCGATCGCCAAAACCGGTGCCTAGGCGAAACATAGCTCCGGGGGCGTGTTCTAGGTACAAAGCAAAATCTTCTGCCCCTAGGGATGGTTCGGGGATAATTTGTAAGGCTTCGTCTCCCCAGGCATCCCGCACGGAATTTTCTAACAATTTATTTAGCTGGGCATCGTTCTGTACTGAAGGCACTCCTCGACGATAATTGACTTCGTACTTAGCACCATAGGTTTGACACACACTGCCTACAATACCTTCAATCCATTGGGGCAGTTGGGCGTGGGTATCGGGGTGGAGCGACCGCACTGTGCCGGCCATGCGGACTTGGTCGGCAATCACATTGGGGGCTCGGCCACCACTAATTTGCCCCAGGGAAAGCACCATGGGCCGCAGGGGATTTTGGGTACGACTAATGGCCTGTTGCAAGGCTGTGATTACTTGGGCCGCAATCCAAATGGCGTCGATCGCCTCGTGGGGCCTAGCGCCGTGCCCCGATTCCCCTTGGATAAAAATTTCCAGATCATCCGCCGCCGCGGTCAACGCACCGTAACGAATGCCTACCTGCTGGGCGGGAATGGAAGGAAAAACATGGACCCCCAAAATATGACTAACCCCCTTCATGGCCCCATCTTGAATCATCCAACTAGCCCCCTGGGCAATTTCCTCCGCCGGTTGAAACAAAAAACGGACATCCCCCGGTAACTTATCGGTCATTTGGGACAGCACCATGGCCGTACCTAAACCCAAAGTGGTGTGAATATCGTGGCCACAGGCGTGCATTACTCCCAGATGGCGAGAAGCAAAGGGGAGATTGACCATTTCCTGGATGGGTAAAGCGTCCATATCGGTGCGGATAGCCAACAGTCGGGAATCGATCCCTTGGCCTGGTAATTGTCCCAGCACCCCCGTTTTACCGATCGCCTCTTCGACGTGGAGGCCACAGGAGGACAGCACCCCCGCCACATAGGCTGCCGTTTGATATTCTTGGCCGCTTAACTCTGGATGGGCATGGAGATGGCGACGGATTTCCACCAGCCGGGGCAGTAGGGTTTGGGCTAAGTTTTTTAGCTCC containing:
- the psb30 gene encoding photosystem II reaction center protein Ycf12/Psb30 — protein: MELLAALNLEPIFQLTFLGLIVIAGPAVVFVLAFRGGDL
- a CDS encoding M20 family metallopeptidase; this translates as MAELKNLAQTLLPRLVEIRRHLHAHPELSGQEYQTAAYVAGVLSSCGLHVEEAIGKTGVLGQLPGQGIDSRLLAIRTDMDALPIQEMVNLPFASRHLGVMHACGHDIHTTLGLGTAMVLSQMTDKLPGDVRFLFQPAEEIAQGASWMIQDGAMKGVSHILGVHVFPSIPAQQVGIRYGALTAAADDLEIFIQGESGHGARPHEAIDAIWIAAQVITALQQAISRTQNPLRPMVLSLGQISGGRAPNVIADQVRMAGTVRSLHPDTHAQLPQWIEGIVGSVCQTYGAKYEVNYRRGVPSVQNDAQLNKLLENSVRDAWGDEALQIIPEPSLGAEDFALYLEHAPGAMFRLGTGFGDRQVNHPLHHPRFEADETAILTGVVTLSYAAWQYWQNIAI
- a CDS encoding VWA domain-containing protein, which translates into the protein MRIDLSLLLSDQNLDAGAPTSQRQLRIAVAAKADDHDRRLPLNLCLVLDHSGSMDGQPLETVKSAALGLIDRLGEEDRLAVIAFDHRAKIVIENQQVRNGAAIAKAIEKLKAEGGTAIDEGLKLGIQEAAKGKEDRVSHIFLLTDGENEHGDNDRCLKLGTVASDYKLTVHTLGFGDHWNQDVLEAIAASAQGSLSYIENPNEALHTFRQLFQRMSSVGLTNGHLLLELAPQAHLATVKPVAQVSPETMDLTVQSQGQTWEVRLGDLMTDQERVLLLNLYLDQLPPGRHVIGQVKIRYDDPASGQTNLLSDPLPLTIQVQTQYQPSTDAQVQESILTLAKYRQTQIAETKLKAGDRQGAATMLQTAAKTALQMGDKNGATILQTNATRLQSGEDLSEGDRKKTRMVSKTTLQAPQGDG
- a CDS encoding RuBisCO accumulation factor 1; protein product: MTHSPESNPTLSATEAAELIRSLLHKEGTWVDWGKKCQQLQKSGYGAEEIFEQSGFQKVQQNLVIVASQVYESLVKQGTDEAILAYFRGPKSDVLYELRILNHQQRAIAAVEAQQKNLAADEAKELAKAFQEFGYLSQLPEGFTDHPGDALAYQCWKLARQKKNLPERTRLIVKGLKFAHSPSARQAIEKLLSDLTAQPSRKAPLVPVFRLEEDQEAARLIPVAGTFPLQPEEVQIVQPLEQQEPFGMVHYQGNGAVVPVPQWQAILTAEDPVAIFCQAGEVSESLARKDEQVLVVVDRSKKTWNDGSYFLLSQGESVGIQWCETEPEREILAQVVLVLRPKKIFDANNLREPWQMDD
- a CDS encoding ParA family protein yields the protein MSDSSLKQALSNLPPMAYEADIVGRLIIPEMMAKWNFSYSDGEVVQQYKVGNGLQFVDVAGRKNYGEDIFSHTLNEAEIIVEIKRNTVDLSSNSKSYLAAVAQLKRYLDPSATNCKKVKWGIITNGRHIQLFRRHGRTVYPFTTNIELTPDNIDQTVNLIGQYMKTNRRALTVALYNNKGGVGKTTTAINLAGTLCIPEPEGYAKRVLLVDFDPNQKDLTDLLKIEPSKIRLSEYFEDFKNDKINKQNIISKYKIKLKNSKFYNCFDVLPADDSFLGKASHELLKQKKGILRSIISQFVDDYDYIIIDAPPGDNYFTREAIVAADVILMPSKHNSISSFKNAAMAIRQILPQLGSERRAFNPELADPTPLSIFFNGENITEASKKQAQQAIQEIIEMVKLEDQIDLTSFFFPKLTDAQEDKTIFTIPNYAYISSIAFSYRPAVFTSKVARSHYKQLIEEYFI
- a CDS encoding YkgJ family cysteine cluster protein, with translation MATWYCMEGCGACCNLTPEDRPDLDQYLTPEELNLYLSLVGEDGWCINYNHGDRLCEIYPDRPSFCRVKPDNFARMFAVAPAEFDEFAHHCCEEQIEGVYGPRSLELKRYQKGLAKVASAPA
- a CDS encoding Rho termination factor N-terminal domain-containing protein — encoded protein: MKQEIGALLHLDIDEIEPLFPTKAHQFLVAKAAESINLCGGRNWIPLVVKQTGESSFVAVANIFTLAAVREAGLRKIWCIVANNNEFVQQSSQLLTKEIVPKVNLTTASRDEIKLALDYLVNRPINPLSGVKVALALDKIANADRQYWQENLKDIVALKCGITNGKKLDIFKEVFYTIPEIRVISNEETESPDDLRTLTTAQLKKIARERGYSGYSKMKKAELLILLADINGS